One Aerococcus urinaeequi DNA segment encodes these proteins:
- a CDS encoding DNA alkylation repair protein, with the protein MVNWQYLIEEMYDHASDDAEPMAKYQRNQFPFLGIKSQMRRDIFKPYLKEAKAEAKLRFMENPNQAIIDWAFVDEFWSFSEREFQYIVCDYLKEMKKYLQPDDLSRLKTLIVQKSWWDSVDALVKTIGYLVHKNPDLKSEMAAWSSSDNIWLKRTSMIHQLGMKGQTDTILLAETCENCLHTDEFFINKGMGWILRDYAKTNQTWVENFLKNHESDLSNLTWREATKYFYLEKNQI; encoded by the coding sequence ATGGTGAATTGGCAGTACTTAATTGAAGAAATGTATGATCATGCAAGCGATGATGCTGAACCGATGGCCAAGTACCAACGTAACCAGTTTCCATTTCTTGGTATCAAAAGCCAAATGCGCCGGGATATTTTTAAACCCTACCTAAAGGAAGCGAAAGCAGAAGCAAAGTTGCGCTTCATGGAAAATCCTAATCAAGCAATAATTGACTGGGCTTTTGTTGACGAATTTTGGTCATTTTCCGAAAGAGAATTTCAATATATTGTTTGTGATTATTTGAAAGAAATGAAGAAATATTTGCAGCCGGATGATTTATCTAGATTAAAAACATTGATTGTCCAAAAATCGTGGTGGGATTCGGTGGATGCCTTGGTTAAAACAATCGGTTATTTAGTCCATAAGAATCCTGATTTGAAGTCGGAAATGGCGGCGTGGAGCTCATCGGATAATATCTGGTTGAAGCGGACTTCAATGATCCATCAACTGGGGATGAAGGGGCAAACAGATACTATTTTATTAGCTGAAACTTGTGAAAATTGCTTGCATACAGATGAATTTTTTATCAATAAGGGAATGGGTTGGATCTTGCGTGATTATGCGAAAACCAACCAAACTTGGGTGGAAAATTTCTTAAAAAACCATGAGAGTGACTTATCTAACTTAACCTGGCGCGAGGCCACAAAATACTTTTACTTAGAAAAAAACCAGATATAA